A window of Komagataella phaffii GS115 chromosome 1, complete sequence contains these coding sequences:
- a CDS encoding Mitochondrial inner membrane insertase → MFPRILKSGSRPFALIHSAPKVPALRATFPLVGARFNSSSSSAPIDEISTKLQSFPEAANTFTDTVTTLTHDQLGYLNSVGMAQSWWWPPDVLERTLEYVHVYSGLPWWGTIVATTIAIRVVMFPLFVKSSDTMARSAKAKPEMDECMKVIRDAQTVGERQKAALMRKQITAKYGIKYRYMMAPFLQFPIAIGFFTALRHMALLPVDGFPTQGAYWFPDLSAADPYLGLQLISAATFMTSMKLGGETGASNFSPGTQKLLTYVLPTLSIPFTMNLSSGVVLYFATNAACSFVQSALLRNKVFRKIAGLQEIVPRVKKPGEEAEGMFDGIKKFAQETKKSAESKAAQAAALEEALKVRKARSKTGEVIIRKRKSKKS, encoded by the coding sequence ATGTTTCCTAGGATCCTGAAGTCTGGGTCCAGACCCTTTGCCCTGATTCACTCAGCGCCCAAAGTTCCTGCGCTGCGCGCTACTTTTCCTCTTGTGGGTGCTAGGTTtaattcttcatccagttcTGCTCCAATTGATGAGATCTCTACGAAGCTGCAGTCTTTCCCTGAAGCTGCCAACACTTTCACAGATACAGTGACCACGCTTACGCATGATCAACTGGGATACTTGAACTCTGTGGGCATGGCTCAAAGCTGGTGGTGGCCTCCAGATGTTCTAGAACGTACCCTGGAATACGTCCATGTCTACTCGGGATTACCATGGTGGGGTACCATTGTAGCTACTACTATAGCCATCAGAGTGGTCATGTTTCCACTATTCGTTAAGAGTTCTGACACTATGGCTCGTTCTGCAAAGGCCAAACCAGAGATGGACGAGTGTATGAAGGTTATCAGAGATGCCCAGACTGTCGGTGAACGTCAGAAGGCTGCTCTAATGAGAAAGCAAATTACTGCCAAATATGGAATCAAGTACAGATATATGATGGCCCCATTCCTACAATTTCCCATTGCTATTGGATTTTTCACTGCTCTTCGTCACATGGCTCTTCTGCCGGTTGATGGGTTCCCCACCCAAGGAGCTTACTGGTTCCCAGACTTATCAGCTGCTGATCCATACCTAGGATTGCAATTAATTTCTGCTGCTACTTTTATGACTTCTATGAAGCTTGGCGGAGAAACAGGTGCTTCTAATTTTTCGCCCGGCACTCAGAAACTGTTAACATATGTTCTCCCCACGCTTTCTATTCCTTTCACCATGAACTTATCCTCCGGCGTGGTCCTCTATTTTGCAACTAATGCTGCCTGTTCTTTCGTCCAGAGTGCATTACTAAGGAACAAGGTTTTCCGCAAGATTGCAGGGTTGCAAGAAATTGTTCCACGAGTGAAGAAACCAGGTGAGGAGGCTGAAGGTATGTTTGATGGTATCAAGAAATTTGCGCAAGAGACGAAGAAGAGTGCCGAGTCCAAGGCAGCACAAGCTGCTGCTCTGGAAGAGGCTTTGAAGGTCCGTAAGGCTCGTTCCAAGACGGGAGAGGTAATTATTCGTAAGAGAAAGTCCAAGAAGTCTTAA
- a CDS encoding Ubiquitin-specific protease that interacts with Bre5p codes for MTTGTQSSPQLTSDDLHKIDEYFRRHLKLQIAADNDSEHDQLPFFVGVTRQDFHHLKQLSLRNRRLHSDPTYTLKVQRELSSIKKVEDKPAAYKTWASLLVKPSTNYHQNKLTKQDSPSNHIKQSTSLPASSSQLSPQFQPLGAVLLRYMYDKDYQKPPDVKLLPHGLINRGNICYMNSVLQLFIFCKPLFRVLRCIREKTIAHVSGTSDTPILDALTLLLERFQHKESHESASVDDFGEPLSQESFYTSIISLPKFSHLRWGQQEDAEEFMGYVLDELHEEFISQMTKLTDTEKSQLLASVNNVESKKQISEALNLIQKKPGSSPKSKYDTEDKHDDDGWCEVGSNNKLSAKRTVEVKPSPITEIFGGQFRSVLNVPRQKNGRSITLDPFLHVQLDISEPNVSSVEDAFTYLSQIEVIPYKSSNGNLVQATKQNMIDKLPEVLIIHLKRFSYVRQESSSDVGTPVPQSSSPSPSPSPSGSTQNGFHSKNNDAEMGCIQKIQKIIKFGHALTIPEACLSRGETNNEYQLQGVIYHHGNSTEGGHYTIDVKNDRDSWLRIDDTNIVPLTPQQVVGASTNDGKDAYILVYQKK; via the coding sequence ATGACCACTGGTACCCAGTCATCACCTCAACTGACCAGTGATGATCTTCACAAAATTGATGAGTATTTTCGACGACATTTGAAACTCCAAATAGCGGCTGACAATGACTCGGAACATGATCAACTGCctttttttgttggagTCACAAGACAGGATTTCCACCATCTTAAACAGCTGTCACTGAGGAACAGACGGCTTCACTCTGACCCTACATATACATTGAAAGTACAAAGAGAACTATCCTCCATTAAAAAAGTCGAAGACAAGCCTGCAGCATACAAGACGTGGGCTTCGTTGTTGGTAAAACCCTCCACGAATTATCACCAGAATAAATTAACCAAACAGGACTCACCCTCTAACCACATTAAACAGTCAACCTCATTGCCAGCTTCGTCATCTCAATTGTCCCCTCAATTCCAACCTCTAGGTGCTGTGCTACTAAGATACATGTACGACAAGGATTACCAAAAACCTCCTGATGTAAAACTTCTTCCTCATGGCCTAATAAACAGGGGTAACATCTGCTACATGAACTCGGTTCTACAATTGTTCATCTTTTGCAAGCCACTGTTCCGTGTGCTCCGTTGCATACGAGAAAAGACGATAGCTCATGTTTCTGGTACGTCTGACACACCTATTTTGGATGCATTGACTCTGTTGTTGGAACGATTTCAACACAAAGAGTCACACGAGTCAGCATCTGTGGATGATTTCGGGGAACCACTATCACAAGAGTCATTTTACACATCTATAATATCACTGCCCAAGTTCTCTCATTTACGATGGGGGCAACAGGAAGATGCTGAAGAGTTCATGGGTTATGTATTGGACGAATTGCACGAAGAGTTCATTTCCCAGATGACCAAACTCACAGACACTGAAAAGAGTCAGCTTCTTGCCAGCGTGAATAACGTTGAGAGTAAGAAACAGATCTCTGAGGCGTTGAATCTGATCCAAAAAAAGCCAGGCTCGTCTCCAAAAAGCAAATATGATACCGAGGATAAGCACGACGATGACGGGTGGTGCGAGGTTGGATCCAACAATAAATTATCTGCCAAGCGTACAGTTGAAGTGAAACCGTCCCCGATCACCGAGATATTCGGAGGACAATTTAGGTCAGTGCTGAACGTTCCTAGACAGAAAAACGGCAGATCCATAACGTTAGACCCATTTTTGCATGTTCAGTTGGATATCTCTGAACCCAATGTTTCTTCTGTGGAAGATGCATTCACATATCTGTCTCAGATCGAGGTTATACCCTACAAATCAAGCAACGGCAATCTGGTCCAAGCTACGAAGCAAAATATGATCGATAAATTACCAGAGGTGCTAATTATTCATCTGAAAAGGTTTTCCTACGTGAGACAGGAGAGTTCATCCGACGTAGGCACTCCAGTTCCACAGTCAAGTTCACCATCTCCATCACCTTCTCCATCTGGCTCCACCCAGAACGGATTTCACAGCAAAAACAACGATGCTGAGATGGGATGTATTCAgaagattcagaagatAATAAAGTTTGGCCATGCACTGACCATTCCAGAGGCTTGCTTGTCTCGTGGCGAGACTAACAACGAGTACCAGCTCCAGGGTGTGATATACCACCACGGGAACAGCACAGAGGGAGGACACTACACGATTGACGTCAAGAACGACCGTGATTCATGGCTTCGCATAGACGACACGAACATAGTCCCACTCACTCCACAGCAGGTCGTAGGCGCTTCTACCAACGACGGGAAGGATGCGTATATACTAGTCtaccaaaagaaatag
- a CDS encoding Protein required for ubiquinone (coenzyme Q) biosynthesis and for respiratory growth: MSYFGQDQKEKRPSNHFKRHKSFLRATEDNASTHSDLGDLDISYSRIDSMKAPTRKTSVILAESGKKVQGVFTYGMDDSGDVTLDGMEVEEGEYEEEGDPLLATYSPDLDSEPWVARKVKEMSHFQLSKTQKGVLKSSIAYFLASLSVYCTPISNLLGKIDSKHVVCTVCVYFHATRTKGSMIESMGFAILGVTFAFLTSIICMTASTFYFDQGHRILSIAIDLLVSSIALGLISFMKQRVDKPNFNVACSLSAISLISCIVKEGSLNSAQVPVEKIRYLLAIVFMGSFVSCIVCFLLWPTSAITELRTSLNECCNDMSQLLRVLPNKFVTIDSVDSEDVNQLYSSLNNNMKKVYKSLNEAKYELYLRGKEKEFKHFSEMAHSLVKMSGSLSGLKTSAEMQWALLHDETEAATFVNDVSLDEFMGKSLRKSRIDEDPLDADHHFVALNSAELFKVFIFYLGPSMKSFSFTMRQVLDGVPFENKQVQLEVTNTAPFQHSLKLASDLFNSRHMKALNRLYGQKLFTEDADVESKINQEEVAASCGNFAALLSDFSNELSGFLSVLDEYRILVDSKSYEFLKFWKRNPNNSYQAFRNNNRSRPTVTLNDALLKLQNVKTTENSVQSGSLSFNLWRLLRFFQRVDVQFGFKVGIGAFCISLWAFVEETKAIFSEWKGEWVLVTYCIIMNKSVGGTAMTINWRFLGTFLGAFSAYAAWYIFEGEVFGLALAGFLISVPSFYIILQWKTNNAFGRFILLTYNLTVLYSYSLSRNDYDSGEGDDEEGGTNPIVSDIAMHRFFGVSLGVVWALVITLLFFPNSARSRLRKGLCVLWLRMGIIWNSDPLSYKYDEFTQENKMVGIADRKAIRRIIAELEVCLKQAPKELRLKGPFPQDIYTRLLKSTHKIMDAFENMNSIIDVDPMITENEKEVITYIQSERSELEHRVFLIFYMVASAIRLGFPLASKPASTEHAKDRMLAKLSEIRHRVAKDKENSMYLTNQDFVLLYSYILVTSTITEELDKIIADVIDLFGIVTEETFDI, from the coding sequence ATGAGCTATTTCGGCCAAgatcagaaagaaaaacgGCCTTCTAATCACTTTAAACGCCACAAAAGCTTCTTGAGGGCGACAGAGGACAATGCTTCCACACATAGTGACCTGGGCGACCTGGATATCTCCTACTCCAGAATCGATAGCATGAAAGCCCCCACAAGGAAGACTTCAGTGATTCTGGCAGAGTCTGGGAAAAAAGTACAAGGGGTTTTCACTTATGGCATGGACGACTCAGGTGATGTCACTCTTGATGGAATGGAGGtagaagaaggagaataTGAAGAGGAAGGTGACCCTTTGTTGGCTACTTACTCTCCTGATCTGGACTCGGAGCCCTGGGTGGCACGCAAGGTGAAAGAAATGTCGCATTTCCAGCTTTCGAAGACACAGAAAGGCGTTTTGAAGTCGTCAATTGCCTACTTCTTGGCATCTTTGTCCGTCTATTGCACCCCCATATCAAATTTGTTGGGAAAGATTGACTCTAAGCATGTTGTGTGCACTGTATGTGTCTATTTTCATGCCACTAGAACTAAGGGTTCCATGATTGAATCTATGGGATTTGCCATTCTTGGTGTGACATTTGCATTCTTAACATCCATTATTTGCATGACAGCCTCAACATTCTACTTCGATCAGGGGCATAGAATCCTCTCCATTGCAATAGATTTACTGGTTAGCTCTATTGCACTGGGATTGATTTCCTTCATGAAACAAAGGGTAGACAAGCCCAACTTCAACGTCGCATGTTCTCTTTCTGCCATCTCACTGATTTCTTGTATCGTTAAAGAAGGAAGTTTAAACAGTGCGCAAGTTCCAGTTGAGAAGATTAGATACCTTCTGGCAATAGTGTTTATGGGATCGTTTGTTTCGTGCAttgtttgttttcttttatgGCCCACAAGTGCAATAACTGAGCTGCGTACTTCATTGAACGAATGTTGCAACGATATGTCACAGCTATTGCGAGTTTTGCCCAATAAATTTGTCACTATCGATTCCGTGGATTCAGAAGATGTCAACCAATTATATTCTTCATTGAACAACAATATGAAGAAAGTATACAAGTCTCTCAATGAAGCTAAGTATGAGCTGTATTTGAGGGGTAAGGAGAAAGAGTTTAAACATTTTTCAGAAATGGCTCATTCCTTGGTCAAAATGAGTGGCAGTTTGTCTGGTCTGAAGACGTCTGCTGAGATGCAATGGGCTTTATTGCACGACGAAACTGAAGCTGCTACTTTTGTCAATGATGTGTCGCTCGATGAATTTATGGGGAAGTCTTTGAGGAAATCTAGAATTGACGAGGATCCATTAGACGcagatcatcattttgTAGCATTGAATTCGGCAGAACTGTTCAAAGTGTTCATCTTTTATTTAGGTCCTTCCATGAaatccttttctttcacTATGAGACAGGTATTGGATGGAGTTCCGTTTGAGAATAAACAAGTTCAATTGGAAGTCACCAACACAGCTCCTTTTCAACATAGTTTGAAGCTAGCTTCTGATCTGTTCAACAGTAGACATATGAAAGCTTTAAACAGGCTTTATGGCCAGAAATTGTTTACCGAAGACGCTGATGTTGAAAGCAAAATCAATCAAGAAGAGGTTGCTGCAAGTTGTGGTAATTTTGCTGCATTGTTATCTGATTTCTCCAATGAATTAAGTGGGTTCTTGTCCGTTCTAGATGAGTACCGAATTTTGGTAGACTCCAAGAGCTACGAGTTTCTGAAATTCTGGAAACGTAACCCAAACAATAGCTACCAAGCTTTTAGGAACAATAATCGTTCCAGGCCTACCGTCACATTGAATGACGCGCTATTAAAGCTACAAAATGTAAAAACAACGGAGAACAGTGTTCAAAGTGGATCCTTGAGCTTCAACTTGTGGCGTCTGTTGCGGTTCTTTCAAAGGGTGGACGTTCAGTTTGGTTTCAAAGTGGGTATTGGAGCATTCTGCATATCTCTATGGGCATTCGTTGAAGAGACAAAGGCCATATTTTCAGAATGGAAAGGTGAGTGGGTTTTGGTGACGTACTGTATCATCATGAATAAATCGGTAGGAGGTACTGCAATGACGATTAATTGGAGGTTCCTGGGCACATTCTTAGGTGCATTCAGCGCTTATGCAGCGTGGTACATTTTTGAAGGGGAAGTCTTTGGACTAGCTTTGGCTGGATTTCTGATATCTGTTCCTTCCTTTTATATCATACTTCAATGGAAGACGAATAACGCCTTTGGTCGGTTTATTTTATTGACTTACAACCTTACCGTTCTGTACTCGTACAGTTTATCCAGAAATGACTATGATTCTGGAGAGggtgatgatgaagaaggtgGAACGAATCCAATAGTTTCCGATATTGCAATGCACCGTTTCTTTGGTGTTTCTCTGGGAGTTGTTTGGGCACTGGTAATCACcttgcttttctttccaaatagCGCCAGAAGTAGATTGAGGAAAGGACTATGCGTTCTTTGGTTAAGAATGGGAATAATCTGGAATAGTGATCCTCTTAGTTACAAATATGATGAGTTTACGCAGGAAAACAAGATGGTTGGTATTGCTGATAGAAAAGCCATTCGTCGTATTATTGCAGAACTTGAGGTTTGTTTGAAACAGGCTCCAAAAGAACTGAGACTGAAGGGTCCATTCCCGCAAGATATTTACACCCGTCTCCTGAAGTCTACACATAAAATTATGGATGCATTTGAGAATATGAACAGTATCATTGACGTGGATCCAATGATCActgagaatgaaaaagaggTGATTACATATATCCAGTCGGAGAGATCTGAGCTAGAACATCGCGTCTTTTTAATCTTCTACATGGTTGCTTCTGCAATTCGATTGGGCTTCCCGTTAGCCAGCAAGCCTGCATCGACTGAACATGCAAAGGATAGAATGCTAGCTAAGCTAAGTGAGATCCGACATCGCGTAGCCAAAGATAAGGAAAACAGCATGTATTTGACGAACCAAGACTTTGTTTTGTTGTACTCTTACATTCTGGTTACGTCCACCATCACTGAAGAGCTGGACAAGATTATTGCAGATGTCATTGATCTTTTCGGTATAGTCACCGAAGAAACCTTTGACATTTAA
- a CDS encoding 40S ribosomal protein S2: protein MSQAPASAQQGSAPQGQRQFGGARGGRRGPKRGPRRGEEEKGWTPVTKLGRLVKAGKITSIEEIYLHSLPVKEFQIIDHLLPDLKDEVMKIKPVQKQTSAGQRTRFKAVVVIGDSNGHVGLGIKTAKEVATAIRAAIIIAKLSIIPVRRGYWGSNLGAPHSLASKTSGKCGSVLVRIIPAPRGSGIVASPAVKKMMQLAGVEDVYTSSGGSTRTLENTLKAAFIAIGNTYGFLTPTLWDDYELSESPLDVYADEASASYRKRY, encoded by the coding sequence ATGTCTCAAGCACCAGCATCAGCTCAACAAGGATCAGCCCCACAAGGCCAAAGACAATTTGGTGGCGCCCGTGGAGGTAGAAGAGGACCAAAGAGAGGACCAAGAAGAGGTGAGGAAGAGAAGGGTTGGACCCCAGTCACCAAGCTTGGTAGATTGGTAAAGGCCGGTAAGATCACCTCCATCGAGGAGATTTACTTGCACTCTCTCCCAGTCaaggaatttcaaatcatcgACCACTTATTGCCTGACTTGAAGGATGAGGTCATGAAGATCAAGCCTGTTCAAAAGCAAACCAGTGCCGGTCAAAGAACCAGATTCAAGGCTGTTGTCGTTATTGGTGACTCCAACGGTCACGTTGGTTTGGGTATCAAGACTGCCAAGGAAGTTGCTACCGCTATTAGAGCCGCTATCATCATCGCTAAGCTGTCTATCATTCCAGTCAGAAGAGGTTACTGGGGTTCCAACTTGGGTGCCCCTCACTCTTTGGCTTCTAAGACCTCTGGTAAGTGTGGTTCCGTTTTGGTCAGAATCATTCCTGCCCCAAGAGGTTCCGGTATTGTTGCCTCTCCAGCCGTTAAGAAGATGATGCAACTGGCCGGTGTTGAAGATGTTTACACTTCCTCCGGTGGTTCCACCAGAACTTTGGAGAACACTTTGAAAGCTGCCTTCATTGCCATTGGTAACACTTACGGTTTCTTGACCCCAACTTTGTGGGACGACTACGAGTTGTCCGAGTCTCCTCTCGACGTTTACGCCGACGAGGCCTCTGCTTCTTACAGAAAGAGATATTAA
- a CDS encoding Nuclear polyadenylated RNA-binding protein, with the protein MSDTQITAENELGQQLKSLVLKKLQSINFTDDPEYVSEFIVILISNNRSPDEITNELSSLFGDAINQQFVLSIFQDIQGLRSDAQIQHQQPQYQQQNGQEQVQLQQQQQQQQQQQQQLEQQQQPQQVISQAPTTNSLPPQSAFANIPDRPRSFATNNKRGRGGINKQNGRNNNARSNFALKNEENFLSAMDSTMNIAQPSNPDQEVEGSSFVSKKGNRCQYFPHCKNKQCPFGHPTKTCFAFPNCPNPAGTCNYLHPGEDDALIAELEKTRKEFQERKTFSQAKLMKQVERQVQEQLKKTLEQGQIGICKFGNMCSKEMCPFGHPTPANNAARVTVLEWCPEDKQCSNPDCPKAHRSPEHKITEEEKQQKQQRALEQCRFGKSCRNYKCPRRHATTPVLCREGNSCTRPNCFFTHPIDEDCKFAAGCRNPNCPFKHPEGREISAGAPVTNAVWTPETGATSERQFAVPEDQIMEQVPLQN; encoded by the coding sequence ATGTCAGACACACAAATCACGGCGGAGAACGAGTTAGGTCAGCAGCTGAAGTCTTTGGTGTTGAAAAAGCTTCAATCAATCAATTTCACAGACGATCCAGAATACGTTTCCGAGTTTATCGTGATTCTAATTTCCAACAACAGGTCACCAGATGAAATCACCAATGAGTTGTCCAGTTTGTTTGGAGACGCCATCAATCAACAATTTGTTCTGTCCATTTTCCAGGATATACAAGGACTGAGGAGTGACGCACAgattcaacatcaacagcCCCAATATCAGCAACAAAATGGACAGGAACAAGTACAGttacaacaacaacagcaacagcaacagcaacagcaacagcaactagagcaacaacagcagccACAGCAAGTGATCTCTCAAGCACCAACCACAAACAGCCTACCCCCTCAATCGGCTTTTGCTAATATTCCTGATAGACCCCGTTCATTTGCCACAAACAACAAACGAGGCCGTGGAGGAATTAATAAGCAGAATGGTAGAAACAATAATGCCAGATCCAATTTTGCCCTTAAGAATGAGGAGAATTTTTTAAGTGCAATGGATTCGACAATGAACATAGCCCAACCATCCAATCCTGACCAGGAGGTCGAGGGATCTAGTTTTGTTTCCAAGAAGGGAAACCGTTGCCAATACTTCCCACATTGCAAGAACAAGCAGTGCCCATTCGGCCATCCTACAAAGACCTGTTTTGCATTCCCCAACTGTCCAAATCCCGCTGGAACTTGTAATTATCTTCATCCAGGTGAGGATGATGCACTGATTGCCGAGCTGGAGAAGACCAGAaaagaattccaagaaagaaagacgTTTAGCCAGGCCAAATTGATGAAACAAGTGGAACGTCAAGTTCAGGAGcagttgaagaaaactttggagcAAGGTCAAATCGGTATATGTAAGTTTGGCAATATGTGTTCCAAGGAAATGTGTCCATTTGGTCACCCAACTCCAGCTAACAATGCTGCTCGAGTCACGGTGCTAGAATGGTGCCCAGAAGACAAGCAATGCTCTAATCCGGACTGTCCAAAGGCTCATCGATCACCTGAACACAAGATCAccgaagaagagaaacaacaaaaacaaCAGAGGGCTTTGGAACAATGTCGATTTGGTAAATCATGCCGTAATTACAAGTGCCCAAGACGTCACGCAACTACTCCTGTACTGTGTCGTGAAGGCAACAGTTGTACCAGACCAAACTGTTTTTTCACTCATCCAATTGATGAGGATTGTAAGTTTGCAGCTGGATGCCGCAACCCTAACTGCCCATTTAAACACCCAGAAGGTCGTGAGATTAGTGCTGGTGCACCGGTGACTAATGCTGTGTGGACTCCCGAAACTGGCGCTACTAGTGAAAGACAGTTTGCTGTCCCAGAGGACCAGATTATGGAACAAGTTCCGTTGCAAAACTAA
- a CDS encoding Lectin-like protein with similarity to Flo1p, thought to be expressed and involved in flocculation, protein MFEKSKFVVSFLLLLQLFCVLGVHGQESGNGTTSDTAYACDIGATPFDGFNATIYQYQASDDNSIQDPVFMSTGYLQRNQLHSTTGVTNPGFNIFTAGVATTTLYGIPNVNYQNMLLELKGYFRADASGNYGLSLRNIDDSAILFFGRETAFECCNENLIPLDEAPTDYSLFTIKEGEASTNPDSYTYTQYLEAGRYYPVRTFFANIRTRAVFNFTMTLPDGSELTDFQNYIFQFGALNQQQCQAEIVTRENYTTTTEPWTGTFEATTTVIPSGTEPGTVIVQTPYSTIDSTSTWTGTFTTFTTDADGSTIAVVPSSTIDDHFASTETVLTDTAISTTVITVTSCGTSKCTKTTALTGVTQRTLTIDDRTTVVTTYCPLPTDVATIKTASVSGSEVVQTIYTAKHSQAVSYVHPSTVTITREVCDAQTCTQATIVTGEILQTTVVDSGSTTVVPKYVPVETHEPTFELSTL, encoded by the coding sequence ATGTTTGAGAAGAGTAAATTTGTGGTTTCGTTTCTGCTTTTACTGCAGCTATTTTGTGTCCTTGGTGTACATGGACAAGAAAGTGGTAACGGTACCACTAGTGACACTGCCTACGCATGCGACATCGGTGCAACACCTTTTGACGGATTCAATGCTACTATTTATCAGTACCAGGCAAGTGATGACAATTCAATACAGGACCCGGTTTTTATGAGCACTGGGTACTTGCAACGTAACCAGTTGCATAGTACAACTGGAGTGACTAATCCGGGGTTCAACATCTTCACTGCAGGCGTTGCCACCACAACACTTTATGGGATACCAAACGTCAACTACCAAAATATGCTTTTAGAATTGAAAGGCTATTTCAGAGCTGACGCCTCTGGAAATTATGGACTATCACTAAGGAACATCGATGATAGTGCgattcttttctttgggaGGGAGACTGCGTTTGAATGTTGCaatgaaaatttgattCCCTTGGACGAAGCCCCAACTGATTACTCACTTTTTACCATTAAAGAAGGGGAAGCTTCAACAAACCCCGACTCTTATACGTACACTCAATACTTGGAGGCTGGGAGATACTATCCCGTAAGAACTTTCTTTGCCAACATAAGAACGCGTGCCGTGTTCAACTTTACGATGACACTGCCAGACGGGAGTGAACTAACAGATTTTCAAAACtacatttttcaatttggagcTCTTAACCAACAACAATGCCAAGCAGAAATAGTTACCAGGGAAAATTACACAACCACCACCGAACCATGGACTGGTACCTTTGAAGCCACGACCACGGTGATTCCAAGTGGCACTGAGCCAGGTACCGTGATTGTCCAGACTCCTTATTCTACTATCGACTCCACATCTACTTGGACCGGTACTTTCACCACTTTCACCACCGATGCTGATGGAAGCACCATCGCCGTTGTGCCATCGTCGACTATTGATGATCACTTTGCGTCGACTGAAACTGTTTTGACAGACACTGCTATTTCAACTACTGTTATTACCGTGACCAGTTGTGGTACCAGTAAGTGTACCAAGACTACAGCACTAACAGGGGTGACTCAGCGAACTCTCACAATCGATGATAGAACTACTGTCGTGACGACTTACTGTCCTTTGCCAACTGACGTTGCCACTATAAAAACAGCAAGTGTTAGCGGAAGTGAGGTTGTGCAAACAATCTACACTGCGAAACACAGCCAGGCCGTTTCTTATGTTCATCCATCAACTGTTACAATCACAAGAGAGGTATGTGATGCCCAAACTTGCACGCAGGCTACTATTGTGACTGGAGAAATTCTGCAAACTACTGTTGTGGACTCTGGTTCTACAACTGTTGTTCCAAAGTATGTTCCGGTGGAGACGCATGAACCAACATTTGAATTGAGTACTCTTTAA